One window of the Diospyros lotus cultivar Yz01 chromosome 12, ASM1463336v1, whole genome shotgun sequence genome contains the following:
- the LOC127787056 gene encoding uncharacterized protein LOC127787056: MGGGVMLPPPVAGGVGAATAASDHLNLPRATNLHSPNQPTSSSCPSHLNLPVAANSTASFRPIGTNSSCPGENKSVVWSYYDSVFGPVPSPTEANKAISDLQSFLLSFQKPGFDWLHQMISLYSPRMLQSLGYRRVDDAFRLLQTEPSIQKMVVSISSDKAVWDAIMNNKAVQDLRQSLCRAKEEGPESSGEDFDLAAQIVKWILDMAKAMVMELIEKFSSLVDKLFQPPDSKNPAAEIGNKLDNELRSSLLLSIVIILIVVVTRAQGLHG, from the exons ATGGGTGGAGGAGTGATGCTACCACCACCGGTAGCCGGTGGGGTTGGGGCTGCCACCGCTGCTTCTGACCACCTCAATCTACCAAGAGCTACTAACCTTCACTCTCCCAACCAacccacttcttcttcttgtccttCTCATCTGAACCTTCCAGTGGCAGCCAATTCCACTGCATCCTTCAGGCCAATCGGAACCAATTCTTCATGCCCCGGTGAAAATAAAAGTGTGGTTTGGTCTTATTATGACTCTGTTTTTGGCCCCGTTCCATCTCCAACTGAAGCCAATAAAGCCATATCTGACCTTCAAAG CTTCTTGCTGAGCTTTCAAAAGCCTGGATTTGACTGGCTTCACCAGATGATATCCCTTTACAGTCCAAGAATGCTGCAATCTTTGGGATATAGAAGAGTTGATGATGCTTTTAGGTTGCTCCAAACAGAACCCTCAATTCAg AAAATGGTCGTTTCAATATCATCCGATAAAGCAGTGTGGGATGCCATAATGAACAACAAGGCAGTTCAGGATCTCAGGCAGTCGCTCTGCAGAG CCAAAGAGGAAGGGCCCGAGAGCTCTGGAGAAGATTTCGACTTAGCTGCACAGATAGTGAAGTGGATTTTGGACATGGCTAAAGCAATGGTTATGGAACTCATTGAGAAATTCAGCTCTCTTGTAGACAAGTTATTTCAGCCTCCCGACAGCAAAAACCCGGCTGCTGAAATCGGTAACAAGCTGGATAATGAACTTAGATCCTCATTGCTCCTCTCCATTgtcattattttgattgtaGTAGTAACTCGAGCACAAGGGCTCCATGGTTAG